From a single Phragmites australis chromosome 7, lpPhrAust1.1, whole genome shotgun sequence genomic region:
- the LOC133924574 gene encoding uncharacterized protein At4g13200, chloroplastic-like — protein sequence MAPLPPPPAALSPICCVSLPASSHCRAFPSAAPSPLRRLPRFVARSSSGSGGTRPESKPGDNESKAVLDAFFLGKAFAEALTERVESVVGEVFSVVGQWQAEQQKQVQEFQEEVVQRAQKAKERTAMEVTDDKGPKGLSEPSTGVVTPAPTSPPPTSTQAE from the exons ATGGCACCGCTCCCACCACCACCTGCGGCTCTCTCCCCCATCTGCTGCGTCTCCCTCCCGGCCTCCAGCCACTGTCGCGCCTTCCCCTCCGCGGCGCCCTCTCCCCTCAGAAGGCTCCCCAGATTCGTGGCCAGGAGTAGCAGCGGTAGCGGCGGCACGCGCCCCGAGTCCAAACCAG GCGACAACGAGAGCAAGGCTGTCCTCGACGCCTTCTTCCTCGGGAAGGCATTCGCGGAGGCGCTCACCGAGCGGGTCGAGTCCGTGGTGGGCGAGGTGTTCAGTGTTGTCGGGCAGTGGCAGGCCGAGCAGCAGAAGCAGGTTCAGGAATTCCAG GAGGAAGTGGTTCAGAGAGCCCAAAAAGCTAAGGAGAGAACTGCGATGGAAGTAACTGATGATAAGGGGCCAAAGGGTCTAAGTGAACCTTCAACGGGCGTTGTGACGCCTGCACCTACGTCGCCTCCTCCTACTTCCACACAGGCAGAATAG